The DNA region TGAAGCTGCAGATAGTTGCCTGTGTACTCCAGTTCATGCTTAATCGAATGATGCCTTCCTTCTTTCCCAAGGGTTAACCGGAACATTCGAGCCAGAATTTTAATCATGCCTGCCGTATCCTCGTCATCTTTTACCAATGCCTTCATCCGAATCGATTCCAAGGTATTGTACAGCATATGGGGGTTAATCTGATGTTGAAGAGCGAGGAATTTGGCTTGCCGCTGCTTGATTTCTGCCACGTATACCTCTTCTATTAACGTTTTGATCGTGATAATCATTTTGTTGTAGCTGTATACCAGACTTCCAATTTCATCACTGGTCTGTTCTTTCTCTATGGGAAGATATTGACCTACCTCTGCCTGCTTCATGCTTCTTCGAAGTGCCTTGATGGGTCTTGTAATTGTATAACTGAGCCACAGCGAGATCAGAAAAATAATTAGGCAACTTGTCATGATCACAATCATGGTCAGCCCTTTCATTTGATTGATTTTCTGCAGCAATTTGGAGCGTGGTATCTCGGTTTTGATGAATAATTCCCCTTGGGCCGTATGTTCCGATAAAATAATCCGATCTTCATTTGCACGGTCTCCCGTAAGATCGAATCCTGAATGGAGCACCTGCTCCCATGTGATCCGGCCACTGGCAGCTTCGGAATGATAAACAATCTCTCTACGATCATTGCTTATAATCACGCTAATGCCATATTTATCACGAGCTTGCAGAAACTCATGCTCAAGCTGAAGCAGCGTAAAGGGATCGAGATCGATTAGAAGCATGCCGGCGTATGCTCCTTTCGAATTAAACAGTACTCTTCCCACGGTCACAACGGCTCCTGCGCCCTTATCCTCGTAATAGGAACGATCGTGCAGACCGCTAATAAAAAAGGTCTGATCCGAATTGCGGAGCTGATTGTACCAATCCTGGGATAACAGTCTGCTCTCATCGACTCGACTGGTCGTAGTCGTGTATTGGTACACGCTGTTATCCCGGCTGATCAGCATTACGGTGCCAATTTCGGATTTGAGCAATGAGACCCTCATGAGAAGCTGCTGTACGGCCACCCGCTGATTAACCTCCTCGTTCATGGGTATGCTTGACCCTTCTCCGAGCCTGTAGATCAATTCGTTTTCCACTAATACTGACTTCGTAATCTTGTCATATTCCTTGATAAATTCATTCAGCGAGGACTTGATCTGGGATGTATACAAGGAGGCAAATTCCTGTGAGGATTCTTCCAGCCCTTTAGCTGACTGATGAAAAATGAATACGCTTACAATTAATAGCGGAATGATGCAGGCCAGCAGGTAACTCAACATCAATTTGTTTTGAAACCTCAACTTTTTTATCATGGGCATCCCTTCCTTTGGTGCTCATCTTAACTTTTAATATCTATCGTCCGTCCATAATTGCGTTAACTTTAACGCTCCGACCCCTATCTTGTAAAGGGATTTTTGCTGGCTTCAAGCACAGTTTACAGCAAAATGAGACGTTGGATCATGCTCAACATGTACTGTCTTAAAAATAACTATGTATTTCCTTAAAAACAACCTGTTGATAGTGAAAAGGGAACCTCCCTTTTCCGGGAAACTGCCTTTACTTTACTGTACACTCACACGAGTCTATGGTAGGTTTAGGCAAGCATTTGGCACGAATCATTTACCAGTAAAATCCAATTCGACGAGAAAAAGCAAGGTCATGTATGGTGATTACACAACAACAAATTCTGAGGAGTAATTTTACACTATGATCAATCGATTTATCAGCTTATTTTCCATTCCTTCGTATGCTTTACTCTTTATGTGTATGGCATTACAAGGAATGGGCATTTCGCTCAGTACCCCCTTTTTATCTATTTATTTCACGGAACAGCTTGGCGTATCTATTGGCATGTTTGGGCTTTATCTAGCCGTTACACTAATTGCAGGAATATGGATCAGTACACTTATCGGGAGACGTTCTGACCTCGGCTTAAATCGAAAGAGCGTTTATCTTTTCTCTACTCTCGCTAATGCCCTGGCTTTTAGTGGTTACTTGTTCATTCATGATTTTCCAATTTTGTTCATTTACATGACTGTGTTTACTGCCCTTGGTGCACCAGGGATGCCTCAGTTGTTCGCTATTTCCAGAGAAGCAGTGATAAAGAGTCATTTTACTGAGCGTGCGTTTGCTAATTCTACCTTGCGTTCTGCTTTCTCTCTCGGCTTTATTACAGGTCCTTTAATCGGCACTTTATTACTCGCTGCTATTGGATTTAAGGGAATTTTTTTGGGTACAATCGGAGCTTTCTTGCTTGTTGCTCTGCTTGTTTTCCTGTTTCTCAAATCAAACACAGAAATGAAGAGCAATCATGCTGAAGTGAAAATAAAGAATTTCCGGCTGGCTCAAAACCGAGATATTTTGCTTCCTTTTCTAATTCTGATACTCATGTATACAGCTCATTGGATGAGCAGCATAAACACGGCTCTCTTTATTACAAACAATCTTGGGGGAACGACAAGCGATGTCGGTTTAGTCAGCAGTATATGTGCTGCACTGGAAATTCCTTTTATGATTGTACTCGGTCTACTTAGTGCAAAGTATAGTAACCGAATCTTGGTGTTTTGCGGGGCTATTTTCGGAGGAGCTTATTATTTCGTTATCCTTATTTCGAACGCGATGTGGCAAATGCTTTCAGCACAAATTTTGCTCGCTGTTTTTGTCGCCGTCATTTCTGCGATTGGAATTAGCTACATTCAGGACCTGCTGCCCAGAATGCCAGGATATGCTTCCACACTCTATTCGAATTCATCCACAATCGGCAGGCTGATTGGTAGTCTTCTTGGTGGTGGAGTAGCCAGCATTGTGGGTTACCGATACTCATTTATCTTCTGCTTTATACTTATCATTGTTGCTGTAATTATGCTTGTGGTAAGTGGACGACAGCCTGCAGATGAACCGCAAATTTCAACCTAACTACGCCGATTCAACGGGATAATGTAGATTTTTGAGCTTTTCCACCTATGGGGTTTGTCATCTTATCACTAAACTATCTGCACAAAAGTCGAACAAAGCAGCCGATCATAGATTAGCTGCTCTTGTTCGTTTTTTTGAATTTGATATCCTTATGATTTAAAAATTTCATTAAATCGTTACTCAGTAGAACAATCTCATTGTTAGCATTATTCGCATAATCCGGCAACATCATATCCCTAACCATATTCGTTCGTAGCCATGTCATAAAGAAAAGATCCAAAATTAAGTTTGGAAAATTAAGCACCATTTTAAGCATTGGTGGATCAATTGAAACACCAGCTTTTTGTATTGCCTTTAGATGCGCTTTTAAATTGACTGTTATTTTGCGTGCCGTCCTTCTGGTTCTGGCTGTTTTTTTGTCCATTATCTTATTCTCGGATTGTAAAACGCTCAACATGGCAATGT from Paenibacillus sp. JNUCC-31 includes:
- a CDS encoding cache domain-containing sensor histidine kinase — translated: MIKKLRFQNKLMLSYLLACIIPLLIVSVFIFHQSAKGLEESSQEFASLYTSQIKSSLNEFIKEYDKITKSVLVENELIYRLGEGSSIPMNEEVNQRVAVQQLLMRVSLLKSEIGTVMLISRDNSVYQYTTTTSRVDESRLLSQDWYNQLRNSDQTFFISGLHDRSYYEDKGAGAVVTVGRVLFNSKGAYAGMLLIDLDPFTLLQLEHEFLQARDKYGISVIISNDRREIVYHSEAASGRITWEQVLHSGFDLTGDRANEDRIILSEHTAQGELFIKTEIPRSKLLQKINQMKGLTMIVIMTSCLIIFLISLWLSYTITRPIKALRRSMKQAEVGQYLPIEKEQTSDEIGSLVYSYNKMIITIKTLIEEVYVAEIKQRQAKFLALQHQINPHMLYNTLESIRMKALVKDDEDTAGMIKILARMFRLTLGKEGRHHSIKHELEYTGNYLQLQNIRFDDMFTLSVNMPGEMLECSIIPLVFQPIVENSINHGFAGYSQALCIKIEGSWTEHGEILIRISDNGTGMSPEKWTELNSLLEQAASNRYSLENQSDLGENGLGLTNIAERIKLHYGDSYYIKVLSGIENGTTIEIRIPGIGKPEHISFDAKKEGERNETDFGR
- a CDS encoding sugar efflux transporter, giving the protein MINRFISLFSIPSYALLFMCMALQGMGISLSTPFLSIYFTEQLGVSIGMFGLYLAVTLIAGIWISTLIGRRSDLGLNRKSVYLFSTLANALAFSGYLFIHDFPILFIYMTVFTALGAPGMPQLFAISREAVIKSHFTERAFANSTLRSAFSLGFITGPLIGTLLLAAIGFKGIFLGTIGAFLLVALLVFLFLKSNTEMKSNHAEVKIKNFRLAQNRDILLPFLILILMYTAHWMSSINTALFITNNLGGTTSDVGLVSSICAALEIPFMIVLGLLSAKYSNRILVFCGAIFGGAYYFVILISNAMWQMLSAQILLAVFVAVISAIGISYIQDLLPRMPGYASTLYSNSSTIGRLIGSLLGGGVASIVGYRYSFIFCFILIIVAVIMLVVSGRQPADEPQIST